One genomic window of Thioclava sp. GXIMD4216 includes the following:
- a CDS encoding substrate-binding domain-containing protein: MNTVKLTASALAITVASTAGAFARDNIQVAGSSTVLPYASIVAEAFGENFDFPTPVVESGGSSSGLKRFCEGVGENTIDIANASRAIKDKEIETCHANGVNDIIQVRIGYDGIVFASQKTGPEFTAFQPADLYNALGAKVLKDGKLVDNSYAKWSDFNADLPDVEIAAYIPGTKHGTREVFEEKVLVQGCKDSGALDAMVSGGMDEKDAEKACMSVRTDGKSVDIDGDYTETLARIASNPDGVGVFGLAFYENNTDKLKVATMGGVEPSTETIASGDYPVSRPLYFYIKKAHIGVIPGLKEYAEFFVSDEIAGPDGPLAQYGLVSDPELATTQQDVADEKTMGSGM; the protein is encoded by the coding sequence ATGAACACTGTTAAGCTGACGGCATCCGCCCTTGCCATCACCGTTGCCTCCACGGCAGGTGCCTTTGCGCGTGACAATATCCAAGTCGCAGGCTCGTCCACCGTTCTGCCTTACGCCTCGATCGTGGCGGAAGCTTTCGGCGAAAACTTCGATTTCCCCACTCCGGTCGTTGAATCGGGTGGCTCTTCCTCGGGTCTGAAGCGCTTCTGCGAAGGGGTCGGTGAAAACACCATCGACATCGCGAACGCCTCGCGCGCCATCAAGGACAAAGAGATCGAGACCTGCCACGCCAATGGCGTCAATGACATCATTCAGGTCCGCATCGGCTATGACGGGATCGTCTTCGCCAGCCAGAAAACCGGCCCCGAATTTACCGCCTTCCAACCGGCAGACCTCTATAACGCGCTTGGCGCCAAAGTCCTGAAAGACGGCAAGCTGGTCGATAACAGCTATGCCAAATGGTCGGATTTCAACGCCGATCTGCCGGATGTCGAGATCGCAGCCTATATCCCGGGCACCAAACACGGCACCCGTGAAGTGTTCGAAGAGAAAGTCCTCGTTCAGGGCTGCAAGGATTCCGGCGCGCTGGACGCAATGGTCTCGGGTGGCATGGACGAGAAAGACGCCGAAAAGGCCTGTATGTCGGTGCGCACCGATGGCAAATCGGTCGATATCGACGGCGATTACACCGAAACCCTCGCCCGCATCGCCTCGAACCCCGATGGCGTCGGCGTCTTCGGTCTGGCCTTCTACGAGAACAACACCGACAAGCTGAAAGTGGCCACGATGGGCGGCGTCGAACCCTCGACCGAAACCATCGCCTCGGGTGACTATCCGGTGTCGCGTCCGCTCTACTTCTACATCAAGAAGGCACATATCGGCGTGATCCCCGGACTGAAAGAATACGCGGAATTCTTCGTCTCCGACGAGATCGCAGGCCCCGATGGCCCGCTGGCACAATACGGTCTGGTCTCCGATCCGGAACTGGCAACAACCCAACAGGACGTTGCTGACGAGAAAACCATGGGATCGGGCATGTAA
- a CDS encoding uroporphyrinogen-III synthase, whose protein sequence is MDPFPTLLLTRPAEANARFLAALRAAGVTLPALCSPLIEIEPLPPANCPEGDLVFTSQQAVAPFAAAFPRMQGRRAWCVGARTAEVARQAGYAVRVGAGQAKALEQQILAEGGAGPFVHVCGDHLAHDLVGGLLAAGRQAFALQVYRQVPQRPTRQALALLSEETPVLVPVFSPRTAQIFTKYLPENHAPLYLGAISTTVARQLAAVANAHIEVSRETSSAAMVELLKRLACRSVAT, encoded by the coding sequence ATGGACCCGTTTCCGACCCTTTTGCTGACCCGTCCCGCCGAAGCGAATGCGCGGTTTCTGGCCGCGTTGCGGGCTGCGGGCGTGACCCTGCCCGCGCTGTGTTCGCCCCTGATCGAAATCGAGCCGCTTCCCCCCGCAAACTGTCCGGAGGGCGATCTGGTCTTTACCTCGCAGCAGGCGGTTGCGCCTTTTGCGGCGGCTTTTCCCCGGATGCAGGGACGGCGGGCATGGTGCGTGGGGGCACGCACGGCCGAGGTGGCGCGGCAGGCCGGATATGCGGTGCGCGTCGGTGCGGGGCAGGCCAAGGCGCTTGAACAACAGATTCTGGCCGAAGGCGGTGCGGGGCCGTTTGTCCATGTCTGTGGCGATCATCTGGCCCATGATCTGGTGGGCGGGCTTCTGGCGGCGGGGCGGCAGGCCTTTGCGCTTCAGGTCTATCGACAGGTGCCGCAGCGTCCGACAAGGCAGGCGCTTGCACTTCTTTCGGAAGAAACCCCTGTTTTGGTGCCGGTTTTTTCACCGCGTACGGCACAGATCTTTACGAAATATTTGCCGGAAAACCATGCCCCCCTATACCTTGGCGCAATCAGCACTACTGTAGCTCGGCAGCTTGCAGCTGTGGCAAACGCCCATATCGAGGTTTCACGGGAAACAAGTTCGGCTGCGATGGTCGAGCTTCTCAAGCGTTTGGCATGTCGGAGCGTTGCGACTTGA
- a CDS encoding EVE domain-containing protein, whose translation MRYWLFKSEPNKFSWDQLVAKGEAGEEWDGVRNYLARNNMREMKIGDRGLFYHSNIGKEVVGICEVCAESAPDSTTDDPRWDCVHIRAVRPVKLPVTLADVKAEPRLAEMALVTSMRLSVQPVTEEEWRIVCAMAETDPN comes from the coding sequence ATGCGTTACTGGCTGTTCAAATCCGAGCCCAACAAGTTTTCCTGGGACCAGCTCGTTGCCAAAGGAGAGGCGGGCGAGGAATGGGACGGCGTGCGTAACTATCTGGCGCGCAACAATATGCGCGAGATGAAGATCGGCGATCGCGGGCTGTTCTACCATTCCAATATCGGCAAGGAAGTGGTGGGGATCTGCGAGGTCTGCGCCGAAAGCGCCCCAGACAGCACCACCGATGATCCGCGCTGGGATTGCGTGCATATCCGCGCGGTGCGTCCGGTCAAGCTGCCCGTGACGCTGGCCGATGTGAAAGCGGAGCCACGGCTGGCAGAGATGGCCCTCGTGACATCGATGCGGCTTTCGGTACAGCCGGTAACGGAAGAGGAATGGCGCATCGTCTGCGCGATGGCCGAAACCGACCCGAACTGA
- a CDS encoding YciI family protein: protein MFYAVICRDKPDHLQTRLDTREAHLAYLKETGIVAQAGPFLENGAMCGSLVVLETDSLAAAQDWAANDPYAKAGLFESVSVMEWKKVI, encoded by the coding sequence ATGTTCTACGCCGTAATCTGCCGCGACAAGCCCGACCACCTGCAAACCCGTCTGGACACGCGCGAGGCGCATCTGGCCTATCTCAAGGAAACGGGTATCGTGGCACAGGCAGGCCCCTTCCTCGAGAATGGCGCGATGTGCGGGTCTTTGGTCGTGCTTGAAACCGACAGCCTTGCCGCCGCACAGGATTGGGCCGCAAATGATCCCTATGCCAAGGCGGGTCTCTTCGAAAGCGTCTCTGTCATGGAATGGAAGAAGGTCATCTGA
- a CDS encoding CbiX/SirB N-terminal domain-containing protein, which yields MNTVIIVAHGSPSDPEPKQAALKALAAKVQSFCPDIPVKAATLAKQGALESALEDCENPVIYPFFMAEGWFTKREIPRRLEKMGRSAAHMDPFGIDPALEALILQDSLQAAKDAGLEPAETDLILCAHGSKIARRSKDSAYAMAQKLQAAGSFWRVRVGLIEEAPFIETVARTSRQGLCLPFFALRAGHVEGDIPHALRLAGFTGPLLAPIGEHAAIPALIARAITRYIAN from the coding sequence ATGAACACCGTCATCATCGTCGCCCACGGCTCCCCCTCGGATCCGGAGCCAAAGCAAGCCGCACTGAAAGCTCTTGCGGCCAAGGTGCAGTCGTTTTGCCCCGATATCCCTGTCAAAGCCGCCACTCTGGCCAAACAGGGGGCGCTGGAAAGCGCGCTGGAGGATTGCGAAAATCCGGTGATCTATCCGTTTTTCATGGCGGAAGGCTGGTTTACCAAACGCGAAATTCCACGCCGGCTGGAAAAGATGGGCCGAAGCGCTGCGCATATGGACCCGTTCGGTATTGATCCGGCGTTGGAGGCGCTGATTCTGCAAGACAGCCTGCAGGCCGCCAAGGATGCCGGTCTGGAGCCTGCCGAAACGGATCTGATCCTTTGTGCGCACGGCTCCAAGATTGCCCGTCGTTCGAAAGACAGCGCCTATGCGATGGCGCAGAAACTACAGGCCGCGGGATCGTTCTGGCGGGTGCGCGTGGGGCTGATCGAAGAAGCCCCCTTTATCGAGACCGTCGCCAGAACAAGCCGTCAGGGCCTGTGCCTGCCTTTCTTCGCATTGCGCGCCGGTCATGTCGAAGGTGACATTCCCCATGCGCTGCGTCTGGCAGGCTTTACCGGCCCGCTTCTGGCACCGATTGGCGAGCATGCGGCGATACCCGCGCTGATTGCACGCGCCATCACGCGCTATATCGCAAATTAA
- the tsaD gene encoding tRNA (adenosine(37)-N6)-threonylcarbamoyltransferase complex transferase subunit TsaD → MARTLTFLGIESSCDDTAAAIVRHGDDGTQILASIVSGQTELHAAFGGVVPEIAARAHAEKLDLCVDQALEQAQLGLTDLDGIAVTAGPGLIGGVMSGVMCAKGIAAGTGLPLVGVNHLAGHALTPRLTDGMAFPYLMLLVSGGHCQFLIAHGPEEFTRLGGTIDDAPGEAFDKTAKLLALPQPGGPNVETEAEGGNPKAYAFPRPLLDRPGCDMSFSGLKTALLRTRDEVVAQHGGLPRAIRRDICASFQAAVTDVLVKKSRRALTEYMDLAPSAPGFAVAGGVAANRAIRAGLESVATEFGATFVAPPLRLCTDNAAMIAWAGLERFRLGHRDGMDLVARPRWPLDRKAAPLLGSGKKGAKA, encoded by the coding sequence ATGGCCCGGACCCTGACTTTTCTTGGTATCGAATCCAGCTGCGATGACACGGCCGCTGCCATCGTGCGTCACGGCGATGACGGCACACAGATTCTGGCCAGCATCGTTTCGGGCCAGACCGAGTTGCATGCAGCCTTTGGCGGCGTTGTCCCCGAAATTGCAGCCCGCGCCCATGCCGAAAAGCTCGATCTTTGTGTCGACCAGGCGCTGGAGCAGGCGCAGCTCGGGCTGACGGATCTGGATGGGATCGCGGTCACGGCAGGCCCCGGCCTGATTGGCGGCGTGATGTCGGGCGTGATGTGCGCCAAAGGAATTGCCGCCGGAACGGGACTGCCCCTGGTGGGGGTCAACCATCTGGCGGGCCATGCGCTGACCCCGCGCCTGACCGATGGCATGGCCTTTCCCTATCTGATGCTGCTGGTCTCGGGCGGGCATTGCCAGTTCCTGATCGCCCACGGCCCCGAGGAATTCACCCGTCTGGGCGGCACGATTGACGATGCACCGGGCGAGGCCTTTGACAAAACCGCCAAACTTCTGGCCCTGCCCCAACCCGGTGGCCCCAATGTCGAGACCGAGGCCGAGGGCGGCAATCCCAAAGCCTATGCCTTTCCGCGCCCGCTTCTGGACCGTCCGGGATGCGATATGTCTTTTTCGGGGCTCAAGACCGCGCTTTTGCGCACCCGTGACGAGGTCGTGGCCCAGCATGGCGGCCTGCCGCGCGCCATTCGCCGCGATATCTGCGCCAGCTTCCAAGCCGCCGTGACCGATGTTCTGGTCAAGAAATCGCGGCGTGCCCTGACCGAATATATGGACCTCGCGCCCAGCGCCCCCGGTTTTGCCGTGGCCGGCGGGGTGGCCGCAAACCGTGCCATCCGCGCGGGGCTCGAAAGCGTGGCAACCGAATTTGGCGCAACATTTGTGGCTCCCCCCCTGCGGCTTTGCACCGATAACGCCGCGATGATTGCATGGGCAGGCCTGGAACGTTTCCGGCTGGGGCATCGCGATGGCATGGATCTGGTCGCGCGCCCGCGCTGGCCGCTGGACCGCAAAGCGGCCCCCTTGCTGGGGTCGGGCAAGAAAGGGGCAAAGGCGTGA
- the pstA gene encoding phosphate ABC transporter permease PstA — MTDAAANTPERRSIHHPDARTRKRNAQEKRFRAMGIGAIGLGLVFLVVLLFTILTNGVSAFQQTFINVPVYLDPAKLDKKGNRDPADIAKVSTFGYGPLIENALLDTVQKAGIDTALTKAKDMKNLISASAANVVRQDVINDPSLIGQTLTFKVLASSRVDGYLKGRVHRNEIALDKNITVAQLDLTDALVEAGIVKKQFNWDFITGSDASESRAEQAGIGTSIIGSLFMMLVVLFLSLPIGVAASIYLEEFAPQNKWTDLIEVNISNLAAVPSIVFGILGLAVFIQFMHLPQSAPLVGGLVLTLMTLPTIIISTRASLKAVPPSIRDAALGIGASKMQSVFHHVLPLAMPGILTGTIIGLAQALGETAPLLLIGMIGYIASNPPDGIIAGFLSPNSAMPAQIYEWAKRADPAYYERAWGGIIILLVFLLTMNIIAIILRRKFERRW, encoded by the coding sequence ATGACCGACGCCGCTGCAAACACCCCCGAGCGCCGCTCGATCCACCACCCCGACGCCCGCACCCGCAAACGCAACGCGCAGGAAAAACGCTTCCGTGCGATGGGGATCGGGGCCATAGGTCTGGGTCTGGTCTTTCTGGTGGTCCTTCTGTTCACCATCCTGACCAATGGCGTCTCGGCCTTCCAGCAGACATTCATCAATGTGCCGGTCTATCTGGACCCCGCGAAACTGGACAAGAAGGGCAATCGCGACCCTGCCGATATCGCCAAGGTCTCGACCTTCGGCTATGGCCCGCTGATCGAGAACGCGCTTCTGGATACGGTCCAGAAAGCAGGCATCGATACCGCGCTGACCAAAGCCAAGGATATGAAGAACCTGATCTCGGCTTCTGCCGCCAATGTGGTGCGTCAGGACGTGATCAATGACCCCTCGCTGATCGGCCAGACGCTGACCTTCAAGGTGCTCGCCTCGTCGCGCGTGGATGGCTACCTGAAAGGCCGTGTGCACCGCAACGAGATCGCTTTGGATAAAAACATCACCGTGGCGCAGCTCGACCTGACCGATGCGCTGGTCGAGGCCGGTATTGTGAAGAAACAGTTCAACTGGGACTTCATCACCGGATCGGACGCCTCGGAAAGCCGCGCCGAGCAGGCCGGTATCGGCACCTCGATAATCGGCTCGCTGTTCATGATGCTGGTGGTGCTGTTCCTGTCGCTGCCCATCGGGGTAGCAGCCTCGATCTATCTGGAAGAATTCGCGCCGCAGAACAAATGGACCGACCTGATCGAGGTGAATATCTCGAACCTCGCTGCGGTTCCTTCGATCGTCTTCGGTATCCTTGGCCTCGCGGTGTTCATCCAGTTCATGCATCTGCCGCAATCGGCGCCGCTGGTCGGTGGTCTGGTGCTGACGCTGATGACCCTGCCGACGATCATCATCTCGACCCGTGCCTCGCTGAAGGCCGTGCCGCCCTCGATCCGTGACGCCGCGCTGGGGATTGGTGCCTCGAAGATGCAATCGGTCTTCCACCATGTGCTGCCGCTGGCCATGCCCGGCATTCTGACCGGCACGATCATCGGCCTTGCGCAGGCTCTGGGCGAGACCGCGCCGCTGCTGCTGATCGGGATGATCGGCTATATCGCCTCCAACCCGCCGGATGGCATCATCGCGGGGTTCCTGTCGCCCAACTCCGCGATGCCCGCACAGATCTATGAATGGGCAAAACGCGCCGACCCCGCCTATTATGAACGGGCATGGGGGGGCATCATTATCCTCCTGGTGTTCCTGCTGACGATGAACATCATTGCAATCATCCTGCGCCGCAAATTCGAGCGCCGCTGGTAA
- the pstC gene encoding phosphate ABC transporter permease subunit PstC has translation MPAIWLLVIVLVLAALGFVLGLSRALSSAGGDSRILHSLPSYYGSNVAMMTLVPALLVLAVWLIAQPFVVNMQVTAAIPAATVEEHGNISLMMSDVTRLAEGLDIAVAKGAMTASEAAHLQAGGTLRAKMAGLGVALGSQVDAPTLKAAQHYRSLTATGNMIRMVVVLGVAIGFFLLTLKATHKDLRARNIVERGIKTLLILAASIAILTTIGIVLSLIFNTVHFFRLYPATDFFFGTNWTPSFGGGSQLGILPLLWGTLYISFIALAVAVPIGLFAAIYLSEYASKPVRAIAKPLLEVLAGIPTIVYGLFALLTVGPALQTVFGRDGLDWMGAASSVMTAGLVMGIMLIPFVSSLSDDIINAVPQSLRDGSYGLGATKSETIKQVVFPAALPGIIGAILLAASRAIGETMIVVLGAGAAARLSLNPFEAMTTVTAKIVSQLTGDADFASPEALVAFSLGMTLFVMTLALNIVALYIVRKYREQYE, from the coding sequence ATGCCTGCTATCTGGCTTTTGGTTATCGTGCTGGTGCTCGCGGCCCTTGGCTTCGTGCTGGGCCTTTCCCGTGCCCTGTCCTCTGCGGGGGGCGACAGCCGCATTCTCCATTCGCTCCCGAGTTATTATGGCAGCAACGTCGCGATGATGACGCTTGTGCCTGCCCTTCTGGTGCTGGCCGTCTGGCTGATCGCGCAGCCCTTCGTGGTCAATATGCAGGTCACCGCGGCCATCCCCGCGGCCACGGTTGAGGAACATGGCAATATCAGCCTGATGATGTCGGATGTGACACGTCTGGCCGAGGGGCTGGATATCGCGGTTGCCAAAGGGGCCATGACCGCCTCGGAAGCCGCCCATCTGCAAGCAGGCGGCACTCTGCGCGCGAAGATGGCAGGTCTGGGTGTGGCGCTTGGCTCGCAGGTCGATGCCCCCACACTGAAGGCCGCACAGCACTATCGCAGCCTCACCGCCACCGGCAATATGATCCGCATGGTCGTGGTGCTGGGCGTGGCCATCGGGTTCTTCCTGCTGACGCTGAAAGCCACCCATAAAGACCTGCGCGCCCGCAATATCGTGGAGCGCGGCATCAAGACGCTGCTGATTTTGGCGGCGTCCATCGCCATTCTGACTACCATCGGGATCGTACTGTCGCTGATCTTCAACACGGTGCATTTCTTCCGCCTCTATCCGGCGACGGATTTCTTCTTCGGCACCAACTGGACGCCCTCCTTCGGGGGTGGCTCGCAACTGGGCATCCTGCCGCTTCTCTGGGGCACGCTTTACATCAGCTTCATCGCGCTGGCCGTGGCCGTGCCGATTGGCCTTTTCGCCGCGATCTACCTGTCGGAATATGCGTCCAAGCCGGTGCGCGCGATTGCCAAGCCGTTGCTGGAAGTGCTCGCCGGTATCCCGACCATCGTTTACGGCCTCTTCGCGCTGCTGACCGTGGGCCCCGCCCTACAGACGGTCTTTGGCCGCGACGGGCTGGACTGGATGGGGGCGGCAAGCTCGGTGATGACCGCGGGTCTGGTGATGGGCATCATGCTGATCCCCTTCGTCTCCTCGCTGTCCGATGACATCATCAACGCCGTGCCGCAATCGCTGCGCGACGGCTCTTACGGGCTTGGTGCCACCAAATCCGAAACCATCAAACAGGTGGTCTTCCCCGCCGCCCTCCCGGGCATCATCGGGGCGATCCTTCTGGCCGCCTCGCGCGCTATCGGCGAGACGATGATCGTGGTGCTGGGGGCCGGTGCCGCCGCCCGCCTCAGCCTCAATCCCTTCGAGGCGATGACCACCGTGACCGCCAAGATCGTCAGCCAGCTGACGGGTGACGCCGATTTCGCCTCGCCCGAGGCTCTGGTGGCCTTCTCTCTGGGCATGACGCTTTTCGTCATGACCCTCGCGCTGAACATTGTCGCGCTCTACATCGTGCGCAAGTATCGGGAGCAATACGAATGA
- a CDS encoding NAD(P)H-dependent glycerol-3-phosphate dehydrogenase — protein MISVLGSGAFGTALAISLSQNGPVTLWSRDGEQVRAMRETRENAKRLPGASLPDAITITADLDAACRAQTILLALPMQRTAAFLAEHAQLLKGKTLVSCSKGIDLETGKGPTALMAALVPQARAAILTGPSFAADIGRGLPTALTLACADGAEALQAELSTPSLRLYRSADTIGAELGGALKNVIAIGAGVVMGAGMGDSARAALMTRGFAEMNRLAVARGARPETLSGLAGFGDLVLTCTSSQSRNFRHGFALGAGETIDQTVTVEGVATAHAVARMAEHGGIEMPIAVMIAALCDNRMTVAQATLALLSRPLKEE, from the coding sequence GTGATTTCGGTTCTGGGATCAGGGGCTTTCGGCACCGCACTGGCGATCAGCCTGTCGCAAAACGGTCCCGTCACGCTATGGTCGCGTGATGGCGAGCAGGTCCGCGCGATGCGTGAGACCCGCGAGAATGCCAAACGCCTGCCGGGGGCCAGCCTGCCCGATGCCATCACCATCACCGCAGATCTGGATGCCGCCTGTCGGGCGCAGACCATCCTTCTGGCGCTTCCCATGCAACGGACCGCTGCCTTTCTGGCCGAACATGCCCAGCTTCTGAAAGGCAAGACGCTTGTCAGTTGCTCCAAGGGAATCGATCTTGAAACCGGCAAGGGACCGACGGCGCTGATGGCCGCCCTTGTACCGCAGGCGCGCGCCGCCATCCTGACCGGCCCGAGCTTTGCCGCCGATATCGGGCGTGGCTTGCCGACCGCGCTGACGCTGGCCTGCGCGGATGGGGCCGAGGCGCTTCAGGCCGAACTCTCCACTCCCAGCCTGCGCCTGTATCGCAGCGCCGATACCATCGGGGCCGAACTGGGCGGCGCCCTGAAGAACGTGATCGCCATCGGCGCGGGCGTCGTGATGGGCGCAGGCATGGGGGATTCCGCCCGCGCTGCCCTGATGACCCGCGGTTTCGCGGAAATGAACCGGCTGGCCGTGGCCCGTGGTGCACGCCCCGAAACACTGTCGGGGCTAGCGGGCTTTGGTGATCTGGTGCTCACCTGCACCTCCAGCCAGTCACGCAATTTCCGCCACGGCTTTGCGCTTGGCGCAGGCGAGACCATAGACCAGACTGTGACCGTAGAGGGTGTGGCCACTGCCCATGCGGTTGCGCGTATGGCCGAACATGGCGGAATCGAGATGCCGATCGCAGTGATGATCGCCGCACTTTGCGACAACCGAATGACCGTGGCGCAAGCCACTCTGGCGCTGCTTTCGCGCCCTTTGAAGGAGGAATGA